From Raphanus sativus cultivar WK10039 unplaced genomic scaffold, ASM80110v3 Scaffold3673, whole genome shotgun sequence, one genomic window encodes:
- the LOC108832598 gene encoding uncharacterized protein LOC108832598, which produces MSIGGKSKVKFMCSFGGKILPRPSDGLLKYVGGETRVIAVSPDITFVELTKKLAEMTENDVVLKYQILPEDLDALVSVKSDEDLKHMMDEYNRHHHHNETPKLRTFLFPANPTVVRLGSPIEPQTIEQRYIEAINGIVRGAPIKTRPSFTLSASSSPKSESSPDGFGNEQPPEIGSYQLSRLYPMHRVRSSPNISQQSQPHNHHNHHHSAYFQPPNYLNCRLRPPPPPPLDFPRGAGWDGNGKYGCSEERRVWGRANSVPHSPRNHGFRL; this is translated from the exons ATGTCAATCGGAGGGAAGAGCAAAGTGAAGTTCATGTGCAGTTTCGGCGGCAAAATCCTCCCTAGACCTTCCGACGGCCTTCTCAAATACGTCGGCGGCGAAACTCGCGTCATCGCCGTCTCTCCAGACATCACCTTCGTCG AACTCACCAAGAAGCTCGCGGAGATGACAGAGAACGACGTCGTACTCAAATACCAAATCCTCCCCGAAGATCTCGACGCGTTAGTCTCCGTAAAGTCGGACGAAGACCTCAAACACATGATGGACGAATACAACcgtcaccaccaccacaacGAGACTCCCAAACTCAGAACCTTCTTGTTCCCAGCCAACCCAACGGTTGTTCGATTAGGTTCTCCTATCGAGCCTCAGACGATAGAGCAGCGCTACATCGAAGCCATCAACGGCATTGTTCGCGGCGCTCCGATCAAAACACGGCCTTCTTTCACCCTCTCCGCTTCCTCCTCTCCTAAATCTGAATCATCACCGGATGGATTCGGTAACGAGCAGCCGCCTGAGATTGGTAGCTACCAATTGAGCCGGCTTTACCCGATGCATAGAGTACGGAGTAGTCCTAACATCTCACAGCAGTCACAGCCACATAACCACCACAACCACCATCACAGTGCTTACTTTCAGCCACCTAACTACTTGAATTGTAGACTGCGCCCACCACCACCCCCACCGTTAGACTTCCCTAGAGGCGCAGGCTGGGATGGTAACGGAAAGTACGGTTGCAGTGAGGAACGTAGAGTCTGGGGTAGAGCAAACAGTGTTCCTCACAGTCCTAGGAACCATGGATTTCGTCTCtga